The genomic DNA cctctcttcctccctccaggagAGCTGCACGATGACCAAGAAGGTGTTCACCAACACACGGGAGCGCTGGCGGCAGCACAACGTCAACACTGCCTTCACTGAGCTCCGCAAGCTCATCCCCACCCACCCGCCAGAGAAGAAGCTGAGCAAGAACGAGATCCTGCGGCTGGCCATGCGCTACATCAACTTCCTGGTGCAGTTGCTGGAGAGCCAGAGTGGTCAGCCGGCCTCGCACTCCCCAACCGCCCTGCTCACCTTCCTCAGGGGCAACGTGGAacgtctccactcctcctccaggACCTGGGGCCTGGCCAGCGACACTGACGCCCCCTCCCCTGGATCAAGCTGTGACAGTACCGAGGCCTGGTAGTGTGCCTGCTGCAGTTTCCTCTGATGGGTGATCATCATCTACCACTCCCTGGGGTAAAACTGTCTGTCACCATACCCCCACCCATAGACTCCATTTTAGCTCTGCAACACTTGAGGGGGACAGTGTTGGTGGTGATGGCAAGCAGAGGGTGTTTGTGTGGTGTTTGTGGGTGATGCCGTCCCTGCTGAAataaagagatggagatggaTGTATTTAGCTACACTTGTATGTTTGAAATTATGACGGGATGATGGGAGCCTTGTGAAATGTAATCTGTTATCTGCATGGATGTACCGGTAGCTTGGATGTATTCCCATCTTCATGTCTGACATGTATGTTCATCCTGTCAGTGGTGAAAGATGTCTGCATCAAAAATGTTTAGTTTTGAAATGAGAAATAAGGATGCATTAAGGCCATGAAGGACAATTTAAAGGATTAAGGAATAGAAAATGTCAAGGATTTttttggtggtgggggggggggggggggggtaatttcaGGGAAGATAAAGTCTTGTCCAATTCACCAAGGACTGCAATCCAATTACAAAAGTCTATGGAGATTTGTTATTTGTG from Oncorhynchus clarkii lewisi isolate Uvic-CL-2024 chromosome 30, UVic_Ocla_1.0, whole genome shotgun sequence includes the following:
- the LOC139390069 gene encoding T-cell acute lymphocytic leukemia protein 2-like; translated protein: MTKKVFTNTRERWRQHNVNTAFTELRKLIPTHPPEKKLSKNEILRLAMRYINFLVQLLESQSGQPASHSPTALLTFLRGNVERLHSSSRTWGLASDTDAPSPGSSCDSTEAW